A window from Neobacillus sp. PS3-40 encodes these proteins:
- a CDS encoding DUF2231 domain-containing protein: MIKEAFSHIHPIMVHFPIALIIIATCYDLFIVFAKRKLSPRQGFWLWLIAFIFAWIAVMTGPDEDARGNTNIFHLHENLAHYTTILAFLIVALRFFFLVKKKEFIRLTLIIYCILIVICTVGILSTGYFGGKMVYDQGVGVKMHGKYVNPPKPGKYHMGD, encoded by the coding sequence ATGATTAAAGAAGCATTCTCACATATTCACCCCATTATGGTGCATTTCCCTATTGCACTAATAATTATTGCAACCTGTTATGATTTATTTATTGTATTCGCGAAAAGGAAGCTTTCACCAAGACAAGGATTTTGGCTATGGCTCATTGCCTTTATATTTGCTTGGATTGCTGTTATGACAGGGCCTGATGAGGACGCAAGAGGAAATACTAATATTTTCCACTTGCATGAAAACTTGGCCCATTACACGACCATTTTAGCCTTCCTTATCGTAGCTCTTCGATTTTTCTTTTTGGTCAAAAAGAAGGAGTTTATCCGACTCACCCTAATTATTTATTGTATTTTAATAGTGATTTGTACAGTTGGGATTTTATCGACTGGATATTTTGGAGGTAAAATGGTTTATGATCAGGGGGTTGGTGTGAAAATGCATGGTAAGTATGTCAATCCACCTAAGCCTGGGAAATACCATATGGGCGATTAA
- a CDS encoding helix-turn-helix domain-containing protein has translation MTRDEIILIVSEKLRLIRTEAGYTQDKMADIVGLSKKTLVQIEKGRVLANWSVVVSICALFRETETVQFLFGNEPIEVLETVAREGIDVRKRKIFGGRIWWRELSRKNGFILQQNILSKHFRIVDEDNYRVFSSLDERYSKLRFKELTKTNSKN, from the coding sequence GTGACAAGAGATGAAATAATATTAATTGTTTCTGAAAAACTTCGATTGATACGAACAGAAGCCGGTTATACACAGGATAAAATGGCGGATATTGTTGGATTGTCAAAAAAGACTCTAGTGCAAATTGAAAAAGGGAGAGTACTAGCTAACTGGTCGGTAGTTGTATCTATTTGTGCACTATTCAGAGAAACAGAAACAGTACAATTTTTGTTTGGAAATGAACCAATTGAAGTATTAGAAACTGTTGCCCGTGAGGGAATTGATGTTCGAAAGAGAAAAATCTTTGGTGGTCGAATTTGGTGGAGAGAACTTTCAAGGAAAAACGGATTTATCCTCCAACAGAATATACTTAGTAAGCATTTTCGAATCGTTGATGAAGATAATTATCGAGTATTTAGCAGTCTCGATGAACGGTATTCAAAATTGCGCTTTAAAGAATTGACGAAAACAAATAGTAAGAATTGA
- a CDS encoding FeoB-associated Cys-rich membrane protein, whose protein sequence is MASILIGGLIFGYASYALVRFIKRSKKGKCAACDLRKSCKSQCGIPPK, encoded by the coding sequence ATTGCGAGTATTTTGATAGGTGGCTTGATTTTTGGCTATGCTAGTTATGCACTCGTCCGATTTATCAAAAGATCCAAAAAAGGTAAATGCGCTGCTTGTGATCTCCGGAAGTCTTGTAAAAGTCAATGTGGAATTCCGCCTAAATAA
- the feoB gene encoding ferrous iron transport protein B yields the protein MEIALIGNPNTGKTSLFNNLTGSYEYVGNWSGVTVEKKVGLFKNNIGRLVDLPGVYTLNPLSKDEGVVTSFFLNESVDRLLNILDASQLERNLHLTIQILEFEKPVLIGLNMIDVAGKRGIHIDSNKLSEILGIPVIPVVARSGKGCDQLVKVISKEVPQVNQKSLVYYGKEMEEAISNLSGELVGVTNHSHRWLAIQWFEGNQYVKDYLYKIVQPTKLDSIYLNLESKMQEQYNSKTLAHFIYLKRKEAIIRVVSESVRKSSTTTPLTEKIDLVVTNKFFGMPIFLLLMYCMFMLTFDWLGTPLSNLLDLFLSGPVTEGFEKFLSIVNASEFIHALIINGLVAGVGGVLVFVPQIFILFFFISLLEDSGYMARVALVMDRIMESVGLNGKAFIPMMIGFGCNVPGIMAARTIETPRERLLTILLTPLMSCSARLPVYALFVGGFFAGNKALVVLSLYVLGIVVALILAKIFSSTLLKSETSLFVIELPPYRVPQFQSLRKSTWDKGKGFVKKAGTFIFAGSVFIWLLSYVGPSGIKVDMDNSYLAAIGNVIAPILRPIGFGTWQASASLITGFLAKESIISTMNIIYFVPKGGSLQGLLTDYYTPLAAYSFMVFILLYIPCLATVATIYKETASKKWTAFSIVYALALAYILSFVIYQGGKLIGLV from the coding sequence ATGGAGATCGCTCTTATTGGAAACCCCAATACTGGGAAAACTTCATTGTTTAATAATTTAACAGGTTCCTATGAATATGTAGGAAATTGGAGTGGCGTTACAGTTGAAAAGAAAGTGGGCTTATTTAAAAATAATATTGGGAGATTGGTTGATTTACCTGGTGTGTACACACTTAACCCGCTTTCAAAGGATGAAGGGGTTGTAACTTCCTTTTTTCTAAATGAATCGGTTGATAGGTTGCTCAATATTTTAGATGCCTCCCAACTAGAACGGAATTTGCATTTAACGATCCAAATACTTGAATTTGAAAAGCCTGTACTTATTGGTCTGAATATGATTGATGTTGCGGGAAAACGGGGTATTCATATTGATTCAAATAAGCTTTCTGAGATTTTGGGCATTCCTGTCATTCCTGTCGTAGCAAGAAGTGGGAAGGGATGTGACCAGCTTGTTAAGGTTATTTCCAAAGAAGTTCCACAAGTAAACCAAAAAAGCCTTGTTTATTACGGGAAGGAAATGGAAGAAGCCATTTCGAACCTTTCAGGGGAATTGGTTGGAGTGACCAATCACTCTCATAGATGGCTTGCCATTCAATGGTTTGAAGGGAACCAATATGTGAAAGATTATTTGTATAAAATTGTACAACCTACTAAACTTGATTCTATTTATCTAAATCTAGAATCTAAGATGCAAGAGCAATATAATTCCAAGACACTTGCTCATTTTATTTATTTAAAAAGAAAAGAAGCAATCATCAGAGTAGTTTCCGAATCAGTTAGGAAAAGCTCTACTACGACTCCATTGACTGAAAAAATAGATTTAGTTGTAACGAATAAATTTTTTGGTATGCCAATCTTTTTACTCCTAATGTATTGCATGTTTATGCTAACATTCGATTGGCTTGGAACTCCTCTTTCTAATTTGCTTGATTTATTTTTATCAGGTCCTGTAACAGAAGGATTTGAGAAATTTTTAAGTATTGTCAATGCTTCGGAGTTTATTCATGCCTTAATTATAAATGGATTAGTGGCAGGCGTAGGTGGAGTACTAGTATTTGTTCCGCAGATCTTTATCCTATTCTTTTTTATTTCCTTATTAGAAGATTCCGGCTATATGGCAAGAGTGGCTCTCGTTATGGACCGAATTATGGAATCAGTAGGGTTAAACGGCAAGGCATTTATTCCAATGATGATTGGATTTGGTTGTAATGTTCCTGGAATCATGGCAGCAAGAACGATTGAAACACCACGAGAAAGGCTGTTAACAATCCTGTTAACACCCCTAATGTCATGTTCAGCCCGTTTGCCTGTGTATGCATTATTTGTCGGTGGCTTTTTTGCCGGGAATAAAGCATTAGTTGTATTAAGTCTTTATGTACTGGGCATTGTCGTTGCCTTAATCTTAGCAAAAATCTTTTCATCGACACTGCTGAAATCGGAGACATCATTGTTTGTAATTGAACTTCCACCATACCGAGTGCCACAATTTCAGTCGTTAAGGAAAAGTACATGGGATAAAGGGAAAGGCTTTGTAAAGAAGGCAGGGACATTTATCTTTGCTGGGTCAGTATTTATTTGGCTTTTATCCTACGTAGGACCAAGTGGAATAAAGGTGGATATGGATAATAGTTATTTAGCAGCAATAGGAAATGTTATCGCTCCGATATTACGGCCAATTGGTTTTGGCACATGGCAAGCCTCAGCCTCTTTAATAACAGGTTTTTTGGCGAAAGAATCTATTATCTCTACCATGAACATTATCTATTTTGTTCCTAAAGGCGGAAGCCTACAAGGATTATTAACGGATTACTATACACCACTTGCTGCATACAGTTTTATGGTGTTTATCCTTCTTTATATACCTTGTCTAGCAACAGTTGCGACAATTTATAAGGAAACAGCTTCTAAGAAATGGACTGCTTTTTCGATTGTTTATGCTCTGGCGCTTGCTTATATTTTATCGTTTGTTATCTATCAAGGAGGCAAGTTGATCGGGCTTGTCTGA